A stretch of Paludisphaera borealis DNA encodes these proteins:
- a CDS encoding HEAT repeat domain-containing protein: MRIPIRLAFLWIATLPATIAAGVEDGAEIEAGRPAAAEGWKVEHVALPSRFGSPSAVVSRRDGSLFLGRNPSPPTAEPSASVFVLDKGAWRVFADHLESVNGLERIGETLYVVHPPFVSAVRDADGDGRAESRIDLFSGLGAPAVGEPIDDHSGGGIRRGVDGFLYIAVGDRGIPRGTGKDGATIRMQSGGVVRVRPDGTGLEVVSTGDNRTTGLLLSAADDVFTFGGGDDRKRWAKSLVHHVSSGRYGYPYQFLTAPFRALPVLAKLGDGRAGQGICTNEEGLPESYQGNLILCDPDAQTVYRLEIRKAGGSFALAKRTPLVTKGSLADFHPYALATQAGQAGFWLVDQAMSRDPVRPSSTGRLYRLTYQGPDRRPTTPPPGKGGFADRVKALDHPALSVRLDAEDDLVASDAAAVPPLTARLNGPEPAAGRIHALWTLDRIGTPEARAAIRSVLVDASAPVRLQAARSCGLRRDREAGEALAGLVHDRDPAVRREAAVSLGRLGDRSTAPALLAALGDADRLAAWTIRQALLAVGVDDQKGLVAAFLDPRRREAGLLLADESWSVSIVSALVEALAKTPEPAVRGRMLTCLAGQFRRYPEWSGAWFGPDPLAGPLPKKTESWTPEGMAAVVRGLGIGLKDADASVRYQAILGLQAVGAPAAPLLRDALPAERDDDNQVALVEALGALNDAASTRLLLPVVVDPERPEAVRASALDSLNRLRGRDVVRARLTVLYDEKAPDALVARALPALARDGFLPANDLAGFLENKSPLVRAAAVMSFNPSRPLPPEVKEVVLARLDDADADVRRAAFLAAGPLRLQEAVPKLIEKAKTAQAEDRPSVLHALCALPDPLALSFYLAALDDPDPSLNRAGVRALLAIRNQAEAEIRKARQAGPTPAAALALDRVLGRFEPIRAWRVLGPLPRPAVGLLARDGSIDAARSHPGAGGTPVAWKPFESKDESGRIDLLPLLGESPQPTLSRQPSSPAATAYAELTSADSRRAIVLIRSTGLCDIFINGVPIDAEVVSRDHFTVSLVRGVNRFLVTTQPGQAGWQFECLVSTTDDPAPQPASGPE, translated from the coding sequence ATGCGAATTCCCATCCGTCTTGCATTCCTGTGGATCGCCACCCTTCCAGCCACGATTGCGGCCGGCGTCGAGGACGGGGCCGAAATCGAAGCCGGTCGGCCGGCGGCGGCGGAAGGTTGGAAAGTCGAGCACGTCGCCCTACCTTCGCGATTCGGCTCGCCGTCCGCCGTGGTCTCCAGACGCGATGGCTCGCTCTTCCTCGGCCGGAATCCGTCCCCGCCGACCGCTGAACCCAGCGCCTCGGTGTTCGTGCTCGACAAGGGTGCCTGGCGCGTCTTCGCCGATCATCTGGAATCCGTGAACGGCCTGGAGCGGATCGGCGAGACCCTCTACGTGGTTCATCCTCCATTCGTCTCGGCCGTTCGCGACGCCGACGGCGATGGCCGGGCCGAGAGCCGCATCGACCTGTTCTCGGGCCTGGGCGCCCCGGCCGTCGGCGAGCCGATCGACGACCATTCCGGCGGTGGGATTCGTCGAGGCGTCGACGGCTTCCTCTATATAGCGGTCGGCGACCGGGGCATTCCCCGAGGAACCGGTAAGGACGGCGCGACCATCCGGATGCAGTCCGGGGGAGTCGTCCGGGTTCGCCCCGACGGAACTGGGCTCGAAGTCGTCTCCACCGGCGACAACCGAACCACCGGACTGCTCCTCTCGGCGGCCGACGACGTCTTCACCTTCGGCGGGGGCGACGACCGCAAGCGATGGGCCAAGAGCCTGGTTCATCACGTCTCTTCCGGGCGTTACGGCTACCCTTACCAGTTCCTCACCGCCCCCTTCCGCGCGCTGCCGGTCCTGGCGAAGCTCGGCGACGGCCGGGCGGGGCAGGGGATCTGCACCAACGAGGAGGGGCTGCCCGAGTCGTACCAAGGGAACCTGATCCTTTGCGACCCCGACGCCCAGACCGTCTACCGGCTCGAAATCCGCAAGGCCGGCGGTTCGTTCGCCCTCGCGAAGCGGACCCCGCTCGTGACCAAGGGGAGCCTCGCCGACTTCCACCCGTACGCGCTGGCGACCCAGGCCGGCCAGGCGGGCTTCTGGCTCGTCGATCAGGCGATGAGCCGCGACCCGGTCCGGCCGTCGTCGACCGGCCGCCTTTACCGGCTGACCTACCAGGGACCCGACCGTAGGCCGACGACACCGCCTCCCGGCAAGGGGGGGTTCGCCGACCGGGTCAAGGCTCTCGACCATCCCGCACTCTCTGTTCGGCTCGACGCGGAAGACGACCTCGTGGCCTCAGACGCGGCTGCGGTTCCGCCGCTGACGGCCCGGCTGAACGGGCCCGAGCCGGCGGCCGGTCGGATTCACGCCCTCTGGACGCTCGACCGGATCGGGACGCCCGAGGCCCGCGCGGCGATCCGATCGGTCTTGGTGGATGCGTCCGCTCCGGTCCGACTCCAGGCCGCCCGAAGCTGCGGACTCCGGCGCGATCGCGAGGCCGGCGAGGCGCTGGCCGGGTTGGTCCACGATCGCGATCCCGCCGTCCGTCGCGAGGCGGCCGTCAGCCTCGGCCGGCTCGGCGACCGCTCGACCGCCCCGGCGCTGCTGGCCGCGCTCGGCGATGCCGACCGGCTCGCGGCCTGGACGATCCGGCAGGCCCTGCTCGCGGTCGGCGTCGACGACCAGAAAGGCCTCGTCGCCGCCTTCCTCGACCCCCGAAGGCGCGAAGCGGGCTTGCTCCTGGCCGATGAATCCTGGTCGGTCTCCATTGTGTCCGCCCTCGTTGAAGCCCTCGCCAAGACCCCCGAGCCAGCCGTGCGCGGGCGCATGCTGACCTGTCTCGCCGGTCAATTCCGCCGCTATCCCGAGTGGTCGGGCGCCTGGTTCGGCCCCGATCCGCTGGCCGGCCCCTTGCCCAAGAAGACCGAGTCGTGGACGCCCGAGGGGATGGCGGCCGTCGTTCGCGGCCTGGGGATCGGTCTCAAAGACGCCGACGCTTCCGTCCGCTACCAGGCGATCCTCGGGCTTCAGGCGGTGGGCGCTCCGGCCGCTCCCTTGCTTCGCGACGCCCTTCCGGCCGAGCGGGACGACGACAACCAGGTCGCGCTGGTCGAGGCCCTCGGGGCCCTGAACGACGCGGCGTCGACCCGGCTTTTGCTGCCGGTCGTCGTCGACCCCGAGCGTCCTGAGGCGGTTCGGGCGTCAGCTCTCGACTCCTTGAATCGGCTTCGGGGTCGCGACGTCGTCCGGGCCCGGTTGACCGTCCTCTATGATGAGAAAGCCCCGGACGCCCTCGTCGCCCGGGCGTTGCCTGCCCTGGCCCGCGACGGGTTCTTGCCGGCGAACGACCTGGCCGGCTTTCTGGAGAACAAGTCGCCCCTGGTCCGCGCCGCGGCCGTGATGAGCTTCAACCCCTCGCGGCCGTTGCCCCCCGAGGTGAAGGAGGTCGTCCTGGCCCGACTCGACGACGCCGACGCCGACGTCCGCCGGGCCGCGTTCCTGGCCGCCGGTCCGCTCCGGCTCCAGGAGGCCGTTCCGAAGCTCATCGAGAAGGCGAAGACCGCCCAGGCCGAGGATCGCCCGAGTGTGCTCCATGCCCTTTGCGCCTTGCCCGACCCCCTCGCCCTAAGCTTCTACCTGGCCGCTCTCGACGACCCCGACCCGTCGCTGAACCGGGCCGGGGTCCGCGCCCTGCTGGCGATCCGGAACCAGGCCGAGGCCGAGATCCGCAAGGCCCGCCAGGCCGGCCCAACCCCCGCCGCCGCCCTGGCTCTCGACCGCGTCCTCGGCCGGTTTGAGCCGATCCGCGCCTGGCGCGTGCTCGGTCCGCTGCCGCGTCCGGCGGTCGGCCTGCTCGCCCGCGACGGCTCGATCGACGCCGCCCGGAGCCATCCCGGGGCGGGCGGAACGCCCGTCGCCTGGAAGCCGTTCGAGTCCAAGGACGAATCCGGCCGCATCGATCTGCTCCCCCTTCTGGGGGAATCGCCCCAACCGACGCTTTCCCGACAACCGTCATCCCCGGCCGCGACGGCTTACGCCGAGCTGACCTCGGCCGATTCGCGCCGCGCCATCGTCTTGATTCGCTCAACCGGCCTATGCGATATCTTCATTAATGGCGTTCCGATCGACGCCGAGGTGGTCTCCCGCGACCACTTCACGGTTTCCCTGGTCCGTGGCGTCAACCGGTTCCTGGTGACGACCCAGCCGGGCCAGGCCGGCTGGCAGTTCGAATGCCTCGTCTCAACGACCGACGACCCGGCTCCGCAGCCCGCCTCCGGACCCGAGTAA
- a CDS encoding IS110 family transposase, which translates to MDIVHDRCAGLDVHKKTVVACVRHINPDGSVASVVHTFGTMTADLLALADWLDAHGVREVAMESTGVYWKPIFHILEGRFDVMLVNAGRLKQVPGRKTDVKDAEWIAQLLQHGLLSPSFIPKPEIRELRDLTRQRTELVRDRAAVANRLQKTLEDANVKLGSVASDVLGASGRAMIRAIIDGQDDPEKLADLAKQRLRGKIPELRRALLGRVTDHHRFVLRLLTDQIDALERLIERLDERIDEAMRPFDEAAGRLQGIPGVGDRAAEVIVGEIGPDVESFPTAGHLCSWAGLCPGNDQSAGKRRSGKTTKGSPWLRSLLVQSAWSASHAKNTAFSICYRRWVPRLGKKKALIAVAHKILVVIWHLLKNGADYRERQLPAPAA; encoded by the coding sequence ATGGACATCGTTCACGATCGCTGCGCCGGGCTCGACGTCCACAAGAAGACCGTCGTCGCCTGCGTCCGCCACATCAACCCCGACGGCTCGGTCGCCTCGGTGGTCCACACCTTCGGCACGATGACCGCGGACTTGCTGGCCCTGGCCGACTGGCTCGACGCCCACGGCGTCCGCGAGGTCGCCATGGAGAGTACGGGCGTCTACTGGAAGCCGATCTTCCACATCCTGGAAGGGCGATTCGACGTGATGCTGGTCAACGCCGGGCGGCTCAAGCAGGTCCCCGGCCGCAAGACCGACGTCAAGGACGCCGAGTGGATCGCCCAGTTGCTCCAGCACGGCCTGCTGTCGCCCAGCTTCATCCCCAAGCCGGAGATCCGCGAGCTTCGCGACCTGACCCGGCAGCGCACCGAGTTGGTCCGCGACCGCGCCGCGGTGGCCAATCGCCTCCAGAAGACGCTGGAGGACGCCAACGTCAAGCTGGGGTCGGTGGCCAGCGACGTCCTGGGGGCCTCGGGGCGCGCCATGATCCGGGCGATCATCGACGGCCAGGACGACCCGGAGAAGCTGGCCGATCTGGCCAAGCAGCGGCTCCGGGGCAAGATCCCCGAGCTGAGGCGGGCGCTGTTGGGCCGGGTCACCGACCACCACCGCTTCGTGCTCCGGCTGCTGACGGATCAGATCGACGCGTTGGAACGCCTGATCGAGCGGCTGGACGAGCGGATCGACGAGGCCATGAGGCCGTTCGACGAGGCGGCGGGCCGGCTCCAGGGGATCCCCGGAGTGGGGGATCGGGCGGCGGAGGTGATCGTGGGGGAGATCGGGCCGGACGTGGAGTCGTTCCCGACCGCGGGCCACCTCTGCTCCTGGGCGGGGCTGTGCCCGGGCAACGACCAAAGCGCCGGCAAACGCCGCAGCGGCAAGACGACCAAGGGGAGTCCGTGGCTGCGTTCGCTCCTGGTGCAGTCGGCGTGGTCGGCCAGCCACGCCAAGAACACCGCCTTCAGCATCTGCTACCGTCGATGGGTCCCACGACTCGGGAAAAAGAAGGCTCTGATCGCCGTGGCGCACAAGATCCTGGTGGTGATCTGGCACCTGCTCAAGAACGGGGCCGACTACCGCGAACGCCAACTACCAGCCCCTGCAGCCTGA